The following proteins are co-located in the Elusimicrobiota bacterium genome:
- a CDS encoding HAD-IC family P-type ATPase — protein MDESLLTGESVSVRKDVRAAVPGETPTTAGDGSPYVFAGTLVVQGQGLVRVTGVGAATEIGKIGRALESAESGPSPLQIEMASLVKVVAIVGAVLCAAVVLVTGFWRGAWLTGVLAGLSLAMALMPNEFPVVLTIFLSLGAWRLSKRGVLARRMPAVEALGAVTVLCVDKTGTLTENRMDIQRLLPGISVSTFPR, from the coding sequence GTGGACGAATCCCTGCTCACGGGGGAATCGGTTTCGGTTCGAAAAGACGTCCGCGCGGCGGTCCCCGGCGAAACGCCGACCACCGCCGGGGACGGCTCCCCCTACGTTTTCGCGGGGACCTTGGTGGTTCAGGGGCAGGGCCTGGTGCGCGTCACCGGCGTCGGCGCCGCCACGGAAATCGGCAAAATCGGCCGGGCCCTGGAATCCGCCGAGTCCGGTCCCAGCCCCCTGCAAATCGAAATGGCCTCCCTGGTGAAAGTGGTCGCCATCGTGGGCGCGGTTTTGTGCGCGGCGGTCGTGTTGGTGACCGGCTTTTGGCGGGGCGCCTGGCTAACCGGCGTGCTCGCGGGCCTCAGCCTGGCCATGGCTCTCATGCCCAACGAGTTTCCCGTGGTCCTCACGATTTTCCTTTCCCTCGGCGCCTGGCGCCTTTCGAAGCGGGGCGTCCTGGCCCGCCGGATGCCCGCCGTCGAGGCCCTGGGCGCCGTCACGGTGCTGTGCGTGGACAAAACCGGCACCTTGACGGAAAACCGGATGGACATTCAGCGCCTCCTGCCGGGGATCTCCGTTTCGACATTCCCCCGATGA